The Brassica oleracea var. oleracea cultivar TO1000 chromosome C7, BOL, whole genome shotgun sequence sequence CCTTTTTTTCTAGAGAGATGAGAGTAAAAACTTTCGGGTATAGATACCTTTTCAGGGACCATGTCCATGTTTCCATATGAATTGTCTAAATCAGGCGAAGTATCAGTTATGCTGATGTCTTTATTAGGCATTGCTGCTTCGGTTTCTGCTGATTTCTGTTCAGAACAACTTTCACTAGCTACACAAATTGCAAGACAAAACATGAAATTAAGTTGATTCAAGAACAGTTCTGCAAATACACAGGAAGACTCTGGAATACCTGAGGGAGTCATCGCTACATGTTCTTGAGGACAACCACTTTCTGAACTTGAAGGAATAGTTGATTGACTTTGAAAATATCTCATTATCGAGCTTGTGCCCTACGGTCATAAAACATCACTTCTACCAGTACAGTGTAGAAAACAAGCTACATGTTCGATAGTGGGAAATATATAGAAGATATTTTAGATGCTATGTGAACTTACAGATGGTATATCCACGATCTTGCTTGCTGAAACAGAGAGTCCTGTTATTCTCCATGTTTCTTTCTTATTGCCTTGAGGTTTAGTCCCGAAAGGTCCCATGTATTCACGCAACGCAGCTTGGAACAAGTTAAAGGCATCTTCCTGAATCTTGGTTACCCCATATCTCAGAGGACATGATTTTGAAGGAAACTTCTTTTGCGAATCTGAATCCTTTGACTGCATAGTATTTTACCAAAAAATGATTTTAACTCCACAAGGGTATATAACTAAGCAAAACATTTGTGCAAACAACAAATACAGGAGAAAAATAAGTACTCTGAAAGCGCTAGCATGAAGGGTAAGGGTGCTTGCAATCCGCTTATTCTGCTCCAAGTCAGAACTGAGACGCTCGTATAGTTCTTCAGAAAGCTGATTCAGCCAATGCTGGACCTAAAAGTATTAACAGATTTTTATTAAGATAACAGTTATATGGTATAAGTAAATAATCTGGCTGAGATTCAAGTCTTACATTTGAGAGTGACCTCAAAGCACGAGGTCCAGGAAATGTCTTTCCAGAACCATGGCTTTTGGGGAGAAGACGGCCTTGCACTTCTTCCCCACTGATCCCTCTTGCAATATTCCATAACCATGTACTACAAGGCACATCAAAACAAGTATTGATAACCTTAGTTACAAACAAGCACAAGTCCCACATCCTTTTAAGTTTATGTTATAAAGCACATAAGTGGTCTTTTAGGTAACCAGATTCATATTTTGGCAGGCTAATCTTCACTAGCCTAAAGAGTCGATGAGAACAAATTTCTATCTTTTCAAGATTTATTATTACCCAGTATTTATTCCGTAATGTTCTTGCAGCTTCGTTTCAGAAAACTGCAACAAGTCACTCACAGTGTCAATTCCCAAGTCAGTTTGCAAGCTAGTTCCCAGCTTTCCTCCCAGTTGTTTCCTGCAAGATACATAATTAGAGTATCTAAATAATTGCCGACAGCAACTAACAATCTTATGATCATGGGACAGAGATCAATGATGCAATTCCAAGGTTAAGACATGTTTAAACTTTTTTAGAACATACGGATAATAAATACCAAACCTTACATGTTTATACATAAATTAACATGTGTATAACACAAATGATTTAATTCTTATAAAGAAAATATCCACTGGGGTCAGTAAATAGGGTCTAGCTTACTTACATTTTCTTTATTGGCAAAGAACTGAGAAGTTCCTCTACAGCTGCGTATGGTACAACAGTTTGCTGGGCAGGTTTGTTCATTCCACTAGCAAGTTTGGCTAGCATCTGCATGTTAAGTTACATGTTGTCACTAAAAGTAGCAATAAAAGGAAACTAAAACATACAAAAGAAATCGCTTCTTGCCTTGTTATGGGCAATGCCAGCAGAACAGCTAAACTCAGTCTCCTTCAACACTTGTTTCCGTAGTTCTGCAACAATGATGATTCCACAACCTAATAACTTATCACGACGATCAGCATCTTTTCTACATATCCAATCACGGACACTCTCCTTAAAATCATCTCCATCCTGAATCAAAGCAAAAAAAATCTGTATCACAACAGTAGAAAACAACTTAGGATCAAATATATTAGAAGAATCTCAATCAAACCTCTCTGCTCATTCCAAGAATATGAGATTTAAGAGCTTCTTCATCTATAGATTCCAAACCCTCTGGAGGCGCATCGGCGAGCATGCTTTCAGCTGCATCGGTGAGGTCAAGATACACTTCGTCAATGGAAGCCCTCTCACATTTACCGCTTTGTGCTAGAATCGAAACCACCTACGGAGAGACATAGAAGGGGATAACTTTAGCATATAGTTAGAGACACAAACACAAACATTTTAAGCATACTTCCAAGTTCCAACAACCTCTGAACCGGCACTGCGATAGGTATTCAGGTCAGCTTTACCACGAGCGACAGGAACTTGAACCAACTGAATCTCAGGGCAAGCAGCTTTAGCCTCTTCACCTCTCATGGACCTGAAAATTTCATCCTTTAGACACACAATAAACAAGATTTGATACGATTGGGAGGAGGGGAAAGAAGCATATTATTGAATTAGACTAACCGCTTGACGCCACAACTACGTGCTTCGTAGCTAACAGCAATCAAAGCACCACCTTGCCATTCATTGTACTGTACAACCGCAGTAGGAAGTCCTCGCAGCTCTGGTTGCTTCCGTTGCTCCACTAATCAGGTAATAAAAGGGCACAATTTTAAAGAAAGAAAAGGAGTTAACTTAACATATAATCCCTAAACGAAGTCAACAGAGGAAAAAAAAAAACAAAACCCTTTTTCCAGAAGTTGGAAACCCAGAACGCCAACAGTTATTCAAATTCGAAAGAGCTTATAGTAATCCATTGGGACCTTCTCTCACTTAAGTGTATAGCGACATTAGGGTTAGATAGGTAAAGAGACCTTGAACGTAGAAGCAATCCATGTCGACATGAGCGATAACTCTTGCATCCGATGTCTCTGGTCTCGCCACTGGCATTTTTTTCTATAGCAAAATTGAATCTTTCTTTCTACATAGTAATCTGAGAAAATCGAGAGGGGAACAAGAAAGGGGTTAACTTTTTCTGAGAGGGTTTTCTTTTTTTTTTTCTCGGGATAGCGCGCGAAAATAATAAATAGCAAAAACCCCTCAAACTATTCGCTTTTGATAGAAAGCCCCTGAACCACTACCTAACCTACAAAACACCTTCCATCAAATCTAAACGAAACTTTAAGTAAAAGATTATTCTCGACTTTAATATTTGTTTACTTTTAATAACACTACTAGGCTCGAATAGCAAAGAGGAAATTTAAATCATTAGGGATGATATAAGAAAGCAATATAAATAATGATCAATTTGAAAGTAATGGGTATTTATTAAAGAAAGAAATAAGTTTGAGTACTAACTTGGAAAAGTTCATGTTTTATATATAAACCCCCCGCACTGACTTCACGATTTGGAAAAAATTGCGTGGAAAGCTTCTTCTCCGTCTCTGCAATGAAGCGTAGCATCGGTTCCAATTCTTCAGGCAACAGTGGGAGTAGCAAGAAGTCTAAGAAGAGCAATCAGAAAACCCTAGGCGCCGCATGGGGCGCCGCCTCTCGTCCTCCATCTTCTTCTTCTCGTTCTTCTCCATTTTCCGATTTCGGAAGGTTCTTCTCTAATTCTATGTAACTAACACTTGTAGTGGTGGGTTTTTGAAATTACCATGTAAAGGTTTGGACTTTCCCTCATAAAGTGTTTGATTTGGCATTTTATTGTCTTATCCTCTGTCTAATCTTTACTTGTCTTATAAACGGTGAGCATTGTTATCATTTTATGTTGTGTGATTTTTGTAGTTACATGGAAGTGAAAAATCGGAAACTACAGAAGCAATTTGAAACCGAGGCTTCTAGTGGTGTTTCGGGTTCTGAGAAGCTTATATTCCAAGGGGTTTCAATCTTTGTGGATGGTTTCACCATTCCTTCCCATCAGGTTTACCTCTACTGCTTTGGTTTAAATTACTCAGGATCCAGTATTTATTTGTACAGATCTGTGGTTTAACTGTGTTTACATCTGTCTAGGAATTGCGAGGTTACATGCTGAGGTATGGTGGGAGATTCGAGAACTACTTTTCTAGGCGTTCTGTAACACATATCGTCTGCAGCAATCTTCCAGATAGTAAAGTCAAGAATCTACGGTTAGTGTCCTTCTCAGTTTCTTACAAACTCCCATGTTCGTTTATTGAAAAAAGGTTTCTTTTTTCTTTTTCTAATCAGGGCATTCAGCAGAGGGTTACCTGTTGTGAAACCCTCATGGATAGTGGACTCTATCTCTTCCAACAGACTTTTGGGATGTAAGTCTACACCAGACGATCCAGATTCACTTAAAACCATGCAAAACATAGTTAGAAATTTTTTGATTTTATAATTTTTGTCATAACTGCACAAAACTCTTTGGTCATCTGTTTCAATGCTCTTTTCTGTCTTTATCACATCACAGGGGTTCCTTACCAGCTAGATCAACTGAATGATACCCAGCCAAAGTTGTCTGCGTTTTTTGCACCCAGAAGACTTTCCAATCCGCCGTTTACATCTTCTCAACCTGAAACTGGATACAGTGAAGCTGAAGACGGAAGTTCAATTATAGCAGGAGATTCAGAGGAATCAAGAGACCACGTTGCTGATGAAATTGATGGCGTTTATACTGAGAAGACTACCCCAGAGATGACTGCACAAACAATAACTCACGATCTTAAATCTTCTGAAGTGAATGCAGACATACTTGGTAGCTATGACAACGATGAGAAAGAACTTAGTAGTGAACTCCAGTCCACCACCAATCTGCCTTCTGCTTCGGACAACAAATCCTCCCATGGAAAACCGGTTGCACCTGCTGGTGGATCCTCTGTAAGGCGCCATTCAACTCTCGAGGACCCCAATTTTGTTGAAAACTACTTCAAGGTAAATCTTTATAGAAACATTGTTAGCTAGGGTATCTCTTACGAGGCAATTTCTATAACTTGGTGTCTAGGATGCATGGTCTTACAGCAAAGCAGACTCTGAAGATGCATTTTTCCATATTTAATTTTGTTTCTGCAGAATTCAAGGCTGCATTTTATTGGAACATGGAGAAACAGATACCGTAAAAGATTCCATGGCTCTTTTAATGGACTTAAATGGGCAGATTCTGGCCAGAATACAGCTGAAAATGCCAAGAAGTTAACCATTATCCACATCGATTTGGTAATTTGCACACTCTAAGCAGTTTTCTTTATCCTATGTAGGGGAAACAAAAGAAAGTCCTGGCCTATTCTCTTTTCTGTATTTTCCCACAATACAATAAATATACGTTTAAGCATGAAATTAGCCACTAAAGAAAGTGAAGAACAAAAAAATGCTTGAAGCTTGCGATTAGGATTGCGTTTTTCTGTTCTCACTTTCAGTTGTTGCATTCTAATTATTTAAATCTGTGATATGATCCCAGGATTCCTTCTTTGTGTCAGTGGTAATCAGGAACCGTCTTGAATTACAAGACAAGCCCGTAGCCGTATGTCACTCAGATAATCCGAAAGGAACGGCGGAAATTTCCTCTGCAAACTATCCAGCTCGGGCTTATGGTCTGTCTTATACTAAAGTAATCTTTCTTAAGCTTAGTTAAGCTATGGGTCATTACTTTTCTGCTTATGCACTAACTTGATGCAATTTTCTAATTCTAGGAGTCAAGGCAGGTATGTTTGTAAGA is a genomic window containing:
- the LOC106303716 gene encoding DNA polymerase eta isoform X2, with protein sequence MPVARPETSDARVIAHVDMDCFYVQVEQRKQPELRGLPTAVVQYNEWQGGALIAVSYEARSCGVKRSMRGEEAKAACPEIQLVQVPVARGKADLNTYRSAGSEVVSILAQSGKCERASIDEVYLDLTDAAESMLADAPPEGLESIDEEALKSHILGMSREDGDDFKESVRDWICRKDADRRDKLLGCGIIIVAELRKQVLKETEFSCSAGIAHNKMLAKLASGMNKPAQQTVVPYAAVEELLSSLPIKKMKQLGGKLGTSLQTDLGIDTVSDLLQFSETKLQEHYGINTGTWLWNIARGISGEEVQGRLLPKSHGSGKTFPGPRALRSLSNVQHWLNQLSEELYERLSSDLEQNKRIASTLTLHASAFRSKDSDSQKKFPSKSCPLRYGVTKIQEDAFNLFQAALREYMGPFGTKPQGNKKETWRITGLSVSASKIVDIPSGTSSIMRYFQSQSTIPSSSESGCPQEHVAMTPSASESCSEQKSAETEAAMPNKDISITDTSPDLDNSYGNMDMVPEKDASCQSSEAKEFPTQSGTQTKTIGRKINNSKEKNRGMPSIVDIFKNYNATPQSQQETREDSTVSLTSNRGNLSSSTNHSSEVNQEVEDRRETEWGYKVGEIDQSVFDELPYEIQREFRSFLRPNKRPNAGKSKGDGSASSSIAHYFSPLKR
- the LOC106303716 gene encoding DNA polymerase eta isoform X1; translated protein: MPVARPETSDARVIAHVDMDCFYVQVEQRKQPELRGLPTAVVQYNEWQGGALIAVSYEARSCGVKRSMRGEEAKAACPEIQLVQVPVARGKADLNTYRSAGSEVVSILAQSGKCERASIDEVYLDLTDAAESMLADAPPEGLESIDEEALKSHILGMSREDGDDFKESVRDWICRKDADRRDKLLGCGIIIVAELRKQVLKETEFSCSAGIAHNKMLAKLASGMNKPAQQTVVPYAAVEELLSSLPIKKMKQLGGKLGTSLQTDLGIDTVSDLLQFSETKLQEHYGINTGTWLWNIARGISGEEVQGRLLPKSHGSGKTFPGPRALRSLSNVQHWLNQLSEELYERLSSDLEQNKRIASTLTLHASAFRSKDSDSQKKFPSKSCPLRYGVTKIQEDAFNLFQAALREYMGPFGTKPQGNKKETWRITGLSVSASKIVDIPSGTSSIMRYFQSQSTIPSSSESGCPQEHVAMTPSASESCSEQKSAETEAAMPNKDISITDTSPDLDNSYGNMDMVPEKFPCQDASCQSSEAKEFPTQSGTQTKTIGRKINNSKEKNRGMPSIVDIFKNYNATPQSQQETREDSTVSLTSNRGNLSSSTNHSSEVNQEVEDRRETEWGYKVGEIDQSVFDELPYEIQREFRSFLRPNKRPNAGKSKGDGSASSSIAHYFSPLKR